In bacterium, a genomic segment contains:
- a CDS encoding aldehyde dehydrogenase translates to MSDKLFPNIINGEHLPAVSGKTLALSNPATGEALGMIPLSDAADIDKAVNAARSALNGKWGRLTASQRTKILFKAAELLSARAKEIAELEARNMGKPMLHVMGEVKQAIEDFEYFAGAASKIEGRVPPIHPVFFGYTLKEPVGVVGAITPWNYPIMLESWKLAPALAAGCTVVLKPSEIAPCSANILVEILHEAGCPEGTVNLVHGLGESAGAALVKHPGVNKISFTGGTDTGRAIMKECANDMKRVMLELGGKSPAIVCEDANLNDAVLSSVFTIFYGAGQSCDARSRIYVHEKLYDAFVEKFAAATKTLVVGDPLDKSTHIGSLAHPSRLPIMQKFVDAAKQGGGRILCGGEQLKGGVYDKGCFFAPTVIVDLPEDNLCVQEEIFGPIVVIAKFANDDDALAKANGVKYGLCATLYTESMPRATKFIRGLHSGIVTVNTPATALPGLPFGGYKQSGIGREMAMETLDSYLETKTVLTGVTGKPINPFGLTVS, encoded by the coding sequence ATGTCAGACAAACTTTTTCCAAACATTATTAACGGCGAGCATCTTCCGGCGGTTTCGGGGAAGACGCTTGCATTGAGCAATCCTGCAACAGGCGAAGCGCTGGGAATGATTCCGCTTTCCGATGCCGCTGATATTGACAAGGCAGTGAATGCCGCACGTTCCGCACTGAACGGCAAGTGGGGACGCTTGACGGCTTCACAGCGCACCAAAATTCTGTTCAAAGCCGCGGAACTATTGAGCGCCCGAGCCAAGGAAATCGCCGAACTCGAAGCGCGCAACATGGGCAAACCGATGCTGCATGTCATGGGCGAAGTCAAGCAGGCCATTGAGGACTTCGAGTACTTCGCCGGAGCGGCCAGCAAGATTGAAGGCCGCGTGCCGCCGATTCATCCGGTGTTTTTCGGATACACTTTGAAGGAGCCTGTGGGAGTCGTCGGGGCGATTACGCCGTGGAATTATCCGATAATGCTCGAATCATGGAAGCTTGCGCCCGCACTGGCCGCAGGCTGTACCGTTGTGTTGAAGCCGTCGGAAATCGCACCGTGCTCGGCGAATATACTGGTTGAGATTCTGCATGAAGCGGGCTGTCCCGAAGGAACGGTCAATCTCGTACATGGATTAGGCGAGAGTGCCGGTGCCGCTTTGGTGAAACATCCAGGCGTCAACAAAATCTCATTCACGGGCGGAACGGATACGGGCCGCGCGATCATGAAAGAGTGCGCCAACGACATGAAACGGGTGATGCTAGAGTTGGGAGGAAAGTCTCCGGCCATCGTATGCGAAGACGCGAACTTGAATGACGCGGTATTGTCAAGCGTGTTCACGATTTTCTACGGAGCCGGACAGTCCTGCGACGCGCGGTCGCGCATTTATGTCCATGAAAAACTGTATGACGCTTTTGTGGAGAAGTTTGCTGCCGCGACAAAGACGCTCGTGGTGGGTGATCCGCTTGACAAGTCAACACATATCGGCTCGCTTGCGCATCCGTCCCGTTTGCCGATTATGCAGAAATTCGTTGACGCGGCCAAACAAGGCGGAGGAAGGATTCTCTGCGGCGGTGAGCAGTTGAAAGGCGGGGTTTACGACAAGGGTTGCTTCTTTGCTCCAACAGTTATCGTTGATCTGCCGGAAGACAATTTGTGTGTGCAGGAAGAGATTTTCGGACCGATTGTTGTTATCGCCAAATTCGCCAATGACGACGACGCATTGGCCAAAGCTAACGGTGTTAAGTATGGGCTCTGCGCGACATTGTACACGGAGAGCATGCCGCGCGCGACGAAGTTCATCCGCGGATTGCACAGCGGCATCGTCACTGTCAACACACCTGCAACTGCGCTTCCCGGTCTGCCTTTCGGCGGCTATAAGCAATCCGGAATCGGCCGCGAAATGGCAATGGAGACGCTCGATAGCTACCTCGAAACCAAAACTGTTTTGACCGGCGTCACCGGTAAGCCCATCAATCCGTTCGGTCTGACGGTCAGCTAA
- a CDS encoding NAD(P)H-binding protein: MKYCVLGATGRTGGIVATELLKDGYQVRVVARSLDKLEPLRALGAEPCVADLQVLDDVKRAFADIEAAYVMIPPNFTASDFRKFQDEVTDNIADAIATNGTKYTVSLSSIGAENPKGVGPVNGLHYMEVQLDGIPDLNTLHVRAGFFMENLLGSLGMIKGMKIYGAACPPDAAWPLISTGDIGHYAAQRLKALNFSGKNVQFLLGPRDVTGEETARILAAAFGMEALPYVHFTYEDMKKGVVGGGVLPNTADLFVELYDGFNKGLLTYHRDTESTTNTKLEDFAAKVLKPAFDSR; this comes from the coding sequence ATGAAGTATTGTGTTCTGGGTGCCACTGGACGAACCGGAGGCATCGTGGCGACTGAGCTTCTGAAGGACGGTTATCAGGTACGGGTGGTCGCCAGGAGTCTCGACAAGCTTGAGCCGCTGCGCGCCCTCGGCGCGGAGCCATGTGTCGCTGATTTGCAGGTGCTTGACGATGTGAAGCGCGCCTTTGCGGATATCGAGGCTGCGTATGTCATGATTCCGCCGAACTTCACCGCGTCGGATTTCCGTAAATTTCAGGATGAAGTCACCGATAATATTGCCGATGCCATCGCGACGAACGGCACGAAGTACACTGTCTCCTTAAGCAGCATCGGCGCCGAAAATCCTAAAGGAGTCGGTCCTGTGAACGGCCTGCACTATATGGAAGTGCAGCTTGACGGCATTCCTGACCTGAATACGCTCCATGTCCGCGCGGGTTTCTTTATGGAGAATCTGCTCGGTTCGCTGGGAATGATTAAAGGAATGAAGATTTATGGCGCTGCATGTCCGCCAGACGCGGCATGGCCGCTAATCTCGACCGGCGACATTGGGCATTATGCAGCCCAACGGCTGAAAGCCCTCAATTTCAGCGGCAAAAATGTGCAGTTTCTCCTCGGTCCGCGGGACGTGACCGGAGAAGAGACAGCGCGCATTCTTGCCGCGGCGTTTGGAATGGAAGCCTTGCCGTACGTGCATTTCACATACGAGGACATGAAGAAGGGGGTGGTCGGAGGTGGCGTGCTTCCGAACACGGCGGACCTGTTCGTTGAGCTGTACGATGGTTTCAATAAAGGTTTACTCACCTATCATCGAGACACGGAATCGACCACCAATACGAAACTTGAGGACTTCGCTGCGAAAGTCTTGAAACCGGCGTTCGATTCAAGATAG
- a CDS encoding alkaline phosphatase family protein, giving the protein MNHLNTILTLLALLACGVYAQSAPPLTVVVVIDQLPITLIADNMDLFSDGGFKRLDSDGVFFTECRYRHGVLETGPGHATIATGCDPKTHGIVGNGWRNPDGSNEYCVQCDGVHPLPSTGGANVAGTSHCPENILVDGLSDAWRSKFGTEAGIWSMSLKDRAAIAMGGKNPTGVLWANGLEGGFESSSYYGVSIPEWCREYNEGISQYQNRTWDRFGISEYYTRCDPDSSDYERGGNVGLSNTLPKVMPAFDTLKLKEYGAALKSSPFGNEWLFGLAKTCIAEEKLGQDDIPDLLWISFSSNDICGHVFGSLSHETLDMTLRTDQVIAELLTLLDTTVGRGNYLFALSADHGVCPPFESTQIAEGLGGRFSFKTMKADLNQALQSDVDAEAHSSSDFVVELGIPDVNFDRDAIRQAQLELRETATRAVNWLRDQPGVADVVLTLTRDDVLAISDSTLRSHVANNFYPGRSSDAYFHPKPYWQSDGTTSNHGSCHDYDLHVPMFLMGGSFGSGRSAVLCGPEDLAPTLGEAVGLTWKVPRDGKTLRK; this is encoded by the coding sequence CGGTTGTGGTGGTCATCGATCAACTGCCTATCACTCTGATTGCGGACAACATGGACCTGTTCTCGGACGGAGGTTTCAAGCGGTTGGACAGCGACGGGGTGTTTTTCACGGAATGCCGGTACCGCCATGGAGTTTTGGAAACAGGTCCGGGACACGCAACAATTGCGACGGGCTGTGATCCGAAAACTCATGGCATAGTGGGGAACGGCTGGCGCAATCCGGACGGCTCGAATGAATACTGTGTTCAATGTGACGGCGTGCATCCGCTGCCCTCTACAGGAGGTGCAAACGTTGCAGGAACGTCCCATTGCCCTGAAAACATTCTGGTGGACGGCCTTTCAGATGCCTGGCGCAGCAAATTCGGGACAGAGGCAGGAATTTGGAGCATGTCCCTCAAGGACCGCGCTGCTATTGCAATGGGTGGGAAAAATCCCACTGGAGTGCTCTGGGCGAACGGTCTGGAAGGCGGATTCGAATCAAGTTCATATTACGGAGTCAGCATTCCGGAATGGTGTCGAGAGTACAACGAGGGAATTTCTCAGTACCAGAATCGAACGTGGGACAGATTCGGTATCAGCGAATACTACACCCGCTGTGATCCGGATAGCTCCGACTATGAACGGGGAGGAAACGTCGGGCTGTCCAACACGTTGCCGAAGGTCATGCCGGCCTTTGATACGTTGAAACTGAAGGAGTACGGAGCCGCGCTGAAATCGTCTCCCTTTGGCAACGAGTGGCTGTTCGGATTGGCAAAGACGTGCATTGCCGAGGAGAAGTTGGGGCAAGACGACATACCCGACTTGCTTTGGATTAGTTTTTCAAGTAACGACATCTGCGGTCATGTGTTCGGCTCGTTAAGTCATGAGACTTTGGACATGACGCTTCGCACCGATCAAGTGATCGCGGAGTTACTGACACTTCTGGATACCACAGTCGGCCGTGGGAACTACCTGTTTGCCTTGAGTGCTGACCACGGAGTGTGCCCGCCGTTTGAATCGACGCAAATTGCCGAGGGTCTTGGTGGCAGATTCTCTTTCAAGACGATGAAGGCGGATTTGAATCAAGCGCTGCAAAGTGACGTGGACGCGGAAGCGCACAGTTCCTCGGATTTTGTCGTTGAATTGGGAATTCCCGATGTTAACTTTGACCGGGACGCGATTCGGCAGGCGCAGCTTGAGTTGCGGGAGACGGCAACTCGGGCAGTGAACTGGCTGCGCGACCAGCCCGGAGTGGCGGACGTCGTGTTGACATTGACACGAGACGATGTGCTTGCGATTTCAGATTCCACGCTGCGCTCGCATGTTGCGAACAACTTCTATCCGGGCAGGTCAAGCGACGCCTATTTCCATCCGAAACCGTACTGGCAAAGCGACGGAACCACGTCGAATCACGGCTCATGCCACGACTACGATTTGCACGTGCCAATGTTTCTGATGGGTGGTTCATTCGGGTCGGGACGTTCTGCGGTGCTATGCGGGCCGGAGGATTTGGCGCCGACGCTGGGTGAAGCCGTCGGACTGACTTGGAAGGTGCCGCGTGACGGCAAAACGCTTCGAAAGTAG